In the genome of Chrysiogenia bacterium, the window TTCGAGCTGGACCACCGCTTTGACCTCTTCGCCAAACTCTTCATTCGGCACGCCGATGACGGCGGCATCGGCGACCTTGGGATGCATGATCAGGGCGTTTTCAGTCTCCTGGGGATAGATGTTGACCCCGCCGGAGATGATCATGTGTGCCTTGCGATCGGTGAGGTAGAGCCAGCCCTCTTCATCCACATAGCCCACGTCGCCGATGGTGCTGTAGCCCTGCGGGCTTCTTGATCCGGCCGTCTTGTCCGGGTCGTTGTGATACTTGAACTTCGCCGGGCTCTCGAAATAGATCGTCCCTTCCTGCCCCGCCGGGACCTCGTTGAACTCCTCGTCCAGGATTCGGAGCTTGGCGTTGATGGGACGTCCTACCGAACCCTTGTGGGCAAGCCATTCCTCGGAATTGATGACGCAGAGTCCATTGCCCTCGCTTCCACCGTAGTATTCGTAGATGATCCGGCCCCACCATTCGATCATCGCTTCCTTAACGGGAATCGGGCACGGAGCGGCGGCATGGACGGCCATCTCCATGCTGGAGACATTGATGGCGTCGCGTTGTTCCCGGGGGAGTTTGAGCATGCGAACGAACATGGTGGGAACCCATTGGCTGTGGGTTACCTTGTATTTTTCGATCACCTTGAGGGATTCGAGTGCATCGAAGTGTTCCATGATCAACACGGTGGCCCCGAGTCGCAGTGCCGCCATGGTGAAGCCAAAGGGCGCGCCGTGATACATGGGAGCAGGAGAGAGAAAAATGCTGTCTTCGTTTACCTTGTAGACGCCGCCCACGATCTTCATGATTCCCGTGGGTTTTGTAAGCGGTTTGTCCGGCAGGGGGAGCTTCACGCCCTTGGGATGGCCGGTCGTTCCCGAGGAGTAGAGCATGGAGTTGCCCTCGAGTTCGTTCTCCGGCGGCGTGCTCGGCTGGGCGGCAAGCGCATCTTCCCAGGATTCGTAGCCCGGGCTCGGCTTGCCCACCATGTAGCGCGCAACCAGGTTCGGACACTTTCCGGCCAGAGCCTCGGCGATCTTGCTCTTCACTTCTGAGGTGATAAAGACCTTCGCCTCACAGTCTTCGATGATGTATTCGACTTCCGGCGGAGTCAGGCGCGAGCTGATGGGCGTGTAGTAAAGGCCCGCGCGCTGTGCGGCCCATGCGACGATCAGGAATTCGGCGTTGTTCTCCATGCACAGGGCGATGTGGTCACCACGTTGGAGACCGAGCGAATGAAACAGGTTTGCCCCCTGGTTGGAGCGCTCGGCCAGTTCGCCGAAGGTCACAACACGGCCGCTGCCTGTCAGGATGTAGGCGGGTTTGTCTGGATTCTTCTTCGCATGGATTTCGGGATTCATGGGTTACTCCTGACGATGCGGCTAGTTGAGCAGCGGGTCGCGGGGCAGATCGAGAATTCGCTCTGCAATCTGATTTCGAAGGATCTCGGAGGTGCCTCCCGCAATGGAGATCCCGCGGGTCTGCAGCAGCTCCATTCCGATTCTCGCTTCATATCCCTCGGTGACGGCGGAGAGCTCTCCGACTATTCGCGCGGCAAGGGCGGTGGACTCATGGTCGACTTCGGAGAGCAGCAGCTTGGTCACGTTTGCTTCGGCGCCCTGCTGTGCGCCCACGACCGCGCGGACAACGCTGCGGAGGTTGAGCAAGCGGTCTGACTCGCGGTTGGCCATCGCTGCTCCGACCTCGCGAGCGATGCCGACATCGTCAGGTGCGTGCTTGGCAAGCAGCTTGGGGAAGTTTGGTCCGCGGCCGAGGACCCCCTTGCCCCCGCTCAGACTGACGCGTTCATTTCCAAGGGTGTTGCGTGCAACGGTCCAGCCCTCGTTCACTTTGCCCACGACATCGGAGTCGGGGACGAAGACATCGTCGAGAAACACTTCGTTGAAGTGGGAATGCCCGGTGATCTGACGCAGCGGGCGAACCTCGACGCCATCCGCATTCAAATCGATCACCATCATGGAGATGCCCTGGTGCTTGGGAGCATCGGGATCGGTGCGAACGGTCGCAAATCCCCGGTTGCAGATCTGTGCCTCGCTTGTCCAGACCTTCTGTCCAGTGACGCGCCATCCCCCGTCGACCTTCACGCCGCGGGTCTTGACGGCGGCGGCATCCGAGCCGGCATCGGGTTCACTGAAGAGCTGGCAGAACCGCAGCTCACCTTCCAGGCTCGGGCGTACCCAGCGTTCCACCTGTTCGGGAGAGGCGTTCTGCGCAATCGTCAGGGTGTTCCAGGCACTGATGCCCATGCTTGGACGATCAACGCCTGCGAATTCCTCCTCGATGACGAGCTGCTCGATGGGACCTGCTTCACGGCCCCAGGGCTTGGGCCAGTGCGGCACGAAGTAACCAGAGTCACAAAGTGCTTTGCGCTTCTGGGCCTCCGGCAGTTTCTTGTATTCTTCAACGAACTTCCTGACTTCCTTGCGAATCTCTTCGGCTTCAGGAGGAAGGTCGATCGTCGTTCGCGACTTGATCCCCTTGCTGGCGAGCTGTGTGATGTCCTCGCGGGCCCGATCGACCGGTCCCATGAGCGCGCTCAGGGCATTTGCCCGCCGAAGGTAGAGGTGGGCGTCGTGCTCCCAGGTAAAACCGATTCCGCCGTGAACCTGAATATTCGTCTCCGCGCAGAAGACAAATGCCGGAAGCGCCAGGGCACAGGCGAATGCCGATGAAAGCTCCGCTTCTTCCCCGTTCTGCCCTTCGCGCGCCGCGCCCCAGGCAGCCGCAGTGGCTTTCTCGGTTTCGATGAGCATGTTGGCGCAGTGGTGCTTGACCGCCTGAAACATGCCGATTGGGCGGCCGAACTGCTCGCGAACCTTTGCGTACTCGGTTGCCATCTCCAGGCAGGCGCGCGCGCCGCCTGCAGCTTCGGCCGCACTGAGCGTGCGCGCCAGGCGCTGCGCCACACGGCGCGC includes:
- a CDS encoding acyl-CoA synthetase, which produces MNPEIHAKKNPDKPAYILTGSGRVVTFGELAERSNQGANLFHSLGLQRGDHIALCMENNAEFLIVAWAAQRAGLYYTPISSRLTPPEVEYIIEDCEAKVFITSEVKSKIAEALAGKCPNLVARYMVGKPSPGYESWEDALAAQPSTPPENELEGNSMLYSSGTTGHPKGVKLPLPDKPLTKPTGIMKIVGGVYKVNEDSIFLSPAPMYHGAPFGFTMAALRLGATVLIMEHFDALESLKVIEKYKVTHSQWVPTMFVRMLKLPREQRDAINVSSMEMAVHAAAPCPIPVKEAMIEWWGRIIYEYYGGSEGNGLCVINSEEWLAHKGSVGRPINAKLRILDEEFNEVPAGQEGTIYFESPAKFKYHNDPDKTAGSRSPQGYSTIGDVGYVDEEGWLYLTDRKAHMIISGGVNIYPQETENALIMHPKVADAAVIGVPNEEFGEEVKAVVQLEDMSLAGPELARELIDFCRERIADVKCPRSIDFEPELPRHPTGKLYKRLLKDRYWGDRSSRII
- a CDS encoding acyl-CoA dehydrogenase, with amino-acid sequence MSIAITEEHQEIARVARAFLESNKARAESRELLSEKTEKMPSFWGEMAKLGWMGIHVDEKFGGQGFGIPELAIVLEEQGRAIAPGPYLPTTLAAAILSESGSDHSQSQYLPRLAEGSAPAGVGLNGSLSLNGALNGSAGLVMGADLAQVLMLAVGDDIVILDRNQEGLSITPLKNIDRSRRASAVTCENIKVPPENVLKGARRVAQRLARTLSAAEAAGGARACLEMATEYAKVREQFGRPIGMFQAVKHHCANMLIETEKATAAAWGAAREGQNGEEAELSSAFACALALPAFVFCAETNIQVHGGIGFTWEHDAHLYLRRANALSALMGPVDRAREDITQLASKGIKSRTTIDLPPEAEEIRKEVRKFVEEYKKLPEAQKRKALCDSGYFVPHWPKPWGREAGPIEQLVIEEEFAGVDRPSMGISAWNTLTIAQNASPEQVERWVRPSLEGELRFCQLFSEPDAGSDAAAVKTRGVKVDGGWRVTGQKVWTSEAQICNRGFATVRTDPDAPKHQGISMMVIDLNADGVEVRPLRQITGHSHFNEVFLDDVFVPDSDVVGKVNEGWTVARNTLGNERVSLSGGKGVLGRGPNFPKLLAKHAPDDVGIAREVGAAMANRESDRLLNLRSVVRAVVGAQQGAEANVTKLLLSEVDHESTALAARIVGELSAVTEGYEARIGMELLQTRGISIAGGTSEILRNQIAERILDLPRDPLLN